A genomic segment from Saprospiraceae bacterium encodes:
- the porV gene encoding type IX secretion system outer membrane channel protein PorV translates to MKNLLLKTTLLGLLGIIVSAFQLNGQCFSKDGALFNPDGSACTNTVVTAVPFLRIVADARSGAMGDAGIAISPDANALHFNASKLVFNEENMSISATYTPWLRSLGLNDVYLAYLTGYTKINDLQAIGFGLRYFSLGSIQFTDINGEALNTGKPNEFEVSAAYSRKLTDNFSAGITGKFIYSNLASGQQLDGGEVISAGVAGAADISFTYKTPIELQNGSSDLTLGLAFSNIGSKITYTKSIDKDYLPTNLGIGAAWEMQFDDYNALTFTADINKLLVPTPCPTTAADCDKDQNGRSDFKEYSPIQGIFKSFSDAPGGFSEEMRELMFSLGMEYWYDKQFAVRAGYFSEHVTKGGRKFFTVGLGLKYNVFGMNFSYLVPTTNQRNPLDNTLRFSLLFDFGAFDLDE, encoded by the coding sequence ATGAAGAATTTACTACTCAAAACTACACTATTAGGACTGCTGGGCATCATTGTATCAGCATTCCAATTAAACGGCCAGTGCTTTAGCAAGGATGGCGCCCTCTTTAATCCAGATGGCTCGGCCTGTACGAACACGGTTGTCACTGCTGTGCCCTTTTTGCGTATTGTGGCGGATGCTCGCTCAGGGGCGATGGGTGATGCGGGAATCGCCATTTCACCAGATGCTAATGCACTACATTTCAATGCCTCTAAATTGGTTTTCAATGAGGAGAATATGTCCATATCGGCTACTTATACCCCTTGGTTGCGTTCCTTGGGCTTGAATGATGTTTACCTGGCCTACCTGACAGGTTATACCAAAATTAACGACCTGCAGGCTATTGGCTTTGGATTGCGTTATTTCTCTTTGGGCAGCATCCAGTTTACCGACATCAATGGAGAGGCCCTAAATACGGGTAAACCGAATGAATTTGAAGTTTCGGCTGCTTATTCTCGTAAATTGACCGACAACTTTTCTGCGGGTATTACCGGAAAATTCATTTATTCCAATCTGGCTTCTGGTCAGCAATTGGATGGTGGTGAAGTGATAAGCGCCGGGGTGGCTGGCGCAGCAGACATTTCATTTACCTATAAAACACCCATTGAATTACAAAATGGCAGTTCCGATTTGACCCTCGGATTGGCTTTCTCTAATATCGGCTCCAAAATAACTTACACCAAGTCTATTGACAAGGATTATCTCCCTACTAACCTGGGGATCGGCGCCGCTTGGGAAATGCAGTTTGATGATTATAATGCCTTGACTTTTACGGCAGATATCAATAAACTATTGGTACCTACACCTTGTCCTACTACTGCGGCAGATTGTGATAAGGATCAGAACGGTCGATCTGATTTCAAAGAATATTCGCCTATACAAGGGATTTTCAAATCCTTCAGCGACGCCCCCGGAGGTTTCAGCGAAGAGATGCGTGAATTGATGTTTTCCCTTGGAATGGAATATTGGTACGACAAACAATTTGCGGTAAGAGCCGGTTATTTTTCTGAGCACGTCACCAAAGGTGGTCGCAAGTTTTTCACCGTAGGCTTGGGTTTGAAGTACAATGTCTTCGGTATGAATTTCTCCTACTTGGTGCCAACGACCAACCAGCGCAATCCGCTGGATAATACCTTGCGCTTTTCTTTGTTGTTTGATTTTGGTGCGTTTGACTTAGACGAGTAA
- the porU gene encoding type IX secretion system sortase PorU — translation MKEIKTTLLCLMLALALSSISAQTTIRQTFDWSETPKTFEIGELKWERWSFSEAIFKEQTPSLPFFQYRFPLNGPSDVEVQVLSVSLEPFRKAQSPDDEQIAERLQFEVKVERDRNRYKGKLAFVPIIKTGQGYERVTSIELLLTPTPKSTISFRGPQPTSSALRNGAVYKLAVTQEGMHKLTYGFLKDQLKVDIDQIDPRRIQLFGNGGGLLPLYVEAERPADLIENPILVAGEADGRFNENDYVLFYAQKADVWSFDTTDLIFNQQKHIYDDNNYYFLVVGSANGLRVDERASLDNATFPVNTFNDYARFEEEEINLFHQWEKTTGSNRDWFGDYFKNAREKDYPNLFNFPNLVAGANANIKASMAVRSPQNAAFSLTVDGKKLESEVIRGTTVTITESFYFYNYINRGLLNQNIPLNTGQLNVKLEFPQPLGVSESEGWLDYIQVNAERKLTMTGEQMKFQHIASIGQESSRFQMEQANSNLLVWDISNPLHPIGQKYNLSGSTLSFGVNTLELKAFVAFNPSQSLYQPEAIGRIDNQNLHQIGTGSVDMLIVYHPEFEEAAQKLAQHRQDYSQLKVELVSVEEIYNEFSSGKKDPTAIRDFARMVYDRTSDLKYLLLIGDGSFDSRDIYGLGTNFIPVYETTSFKPLDAFPSDDFYGVLNGSNPNNPLDGDLNIAVGRIPVKTQQEALASVEKIINYDKNPQTFTDWRNRLVFVGDDEDGSRHTRDADGIANLVAANHPQFNVDKLYLDAFPQENTPAGPRVPDINTSIDRSVFKGVLAVTYLGHGGPRGWAQERILNIVDIKKWTNKDHLPLFITATCTFTGYDDANFVSAGEETFLNPTGGVVALMTTTRAVFASENEKLTRLVVDNLLVKADRPQTVGEIMMNSKNQYAGDAQNQQKFTLIGDPATVIAKPRYDVRTTSINGRPISDAAQDTLKAFNKVTIAGLVVDGDGNPMTNFNGLVYPTVFDKKVNFQTLGQDDGSPIVNFDIQKNVLFKGKASVKGGQFEFTFVVPKDINFQFGPGKISYYAADPSQMLDAAGHYQKVIIGGASDNLLADKDGPEVDVFMNTTDFIFGGITDENPTLLVTLADENGINVVGNSIGHDLEAILDEDTQNAYLLNDFYEAKQDDYTQGEVRFPLAGLAEGLHRLQVKAWDVANNPSEGYTEFVVATSAEIALKHVLNYPNPFTDRTCFQFDHNMSGQEMDVLIQIYTVSGRMVKTLEQTLLTDGAIRLDDCIEWDGRDDFGDRLAKGVYLYKVSVRVNNASILQGESDFQKLVLLK, via the coding sequence ATGAAAGAAATAAAAACTACGCTCCTTTGTTTAATGCTGGCCCTAGCTCTTTCCTCAATTAGTGCCCAAACGACTATCCGTCAAACTTTTGACTGGTCGGAGACGCCTAAAACTTTTGAAATAGGCGAACTAAAGTGGGAAAGATGGTCTTTCTCAGAGGCCATTTTTAAAGAGCAAACACCCAGTCTGCCTTTTTTTCAGTACCGGTTCCCTTTAAATGGCCCTAGCGATGTTGAGGTTCAGGTTCTTAGTGTTTCGCTCGAACCTTTTCGCAAGGCACAAAGCCCTGATGACGAACAGATTGCAGAGCGCTTACAGTTTGAAGTGAAAGTCGAGCGAGACCGCAACCGCTATAAGGGTAAATTAGCTTTCGTACCCATTATCAAAACAGGACAAGGTTATGAAAGGGTGACTTCCATTGAATTGCTGCTCACCCCTACACCTAAATCAACGATAAGCTTTCGGGGCCCACAACCAACTTCCTCTGCGCTGAGAAATGGCGCTGTCTATAAGTTGGCCGTCACCCAAGAGGGTATGCATAAATTGACCTATGGCTTTCTGAAAGACCAGCTAAAAGTAGATATTGATCAAATTGACCCACGCCGGATTCAGCTTTTTGGCAATGGCGGCGGATTGTTGCCACTCTACGTAGAGGCCGAAAGACCTGCCGATTTGATTGAAAACCCCATTCTAGTGGCCGGAGAGGCAGATGGTCGATTTAATGAAAACGACTACGTCCTGTTTTATGCCCAAAAAGCAGATGTATGGTCTTTTGACACGACTGACCTCATCTTCAATCAACAAAAACACATTTACGATGATAACAATTATTACTTTCTCGTCGTCGGAAGTGCAAATGGCCTTCGGGTAGATGAGCGAGCTAGTCTCGATAATGCCACCTTTCCTGTAAATACTTTTAATGATTACGCGCGGTTTGAGGAAGAGGAGATCAATCTATTTCACCAATGGGAAAAAACGACAGGATCTAACCGGGATTGGTTTGGCGATTACTTTAAAAATGCCCGCGAAAAAGATTATCCCAATTTGTTCAACTTTCCTAATCTGGTGGCCGGTGCCAATGCGAATATCAAGGCCAGCATGGCCGTCAGAAGCCCCCAAAATGCTGCTTTTTCTTTGACCGTTGATGGCAAAAAGCTGGAAAGCGAGGTGATAAGAGGGACGACGGTGACGATTACCGAAAGTTTCTACTTTTACAATTATATCAATAGAGGTTTACTCAACCAAAATATTCCCCTCAATACGGGCCAACTGAATGTAAAACTGGAATTTCCGCAGCCGCTAGGCGTCAGCGAAAGCGAGGGTTGGCTAGACTACATCCAGGTCAATGCCGAACGAAAGCTGACCATGACCGGCGAGCAGATGAAGTTTCAACATATCGCCTCCATTGGCCAGGAAAGCAGTCGTTTTCAAATGGAACAGGCGAATAGTAATCTGTTGGTTTGGGATATTTCAAATCCTTTACATCCCATTGGGCAAAAATATAATCTTTCAGGTTCTACCCTCAGTTTTGGCGTAAATACCCTTGAACTAAAAGCTTTTGTCGCCTTTAATCCGAGCCAATCGCTGTACCAACCGGAAGCCATCGGACGTATTGACAATCAAAATCTGCATCAAATTGGTACTGGATCAGTAGACATGCTGATCGTTTACCATCCTGAATTTGAAGAAGCAGCTCAAAAATTAGCCCAACATCGCCAGGATTATAGCCAATTGAAGGTCGAATTGGTATCGGTAGAAGAGATTTACAATGAATTCTCTTCAGGGAAAAAAGACCCCACGGCTATTCGGGATTTTGCCAGAATGGTTTACGATAGAACCAGTGACTTAAAATATCTTTTGCTAATCGGTGATGGTTCTTTTGATTCCAGGGATATCTATGGCTTGGGGACCAATTTTATTCCTGTATACGAAACGACGTCTTTCAAGCCCCTAGATGCCTTTCCTTCGGATGACTTTTATGGGGTTTTGAATGGCAGCAATCCGAATAATCCCTTAGATGGCGACCTTAATATTGCGGTTGGAAGGATACCCGTCAAGACCCAACAAGAGGCCTTGGCCTCGGTGGAGAAAATCATTAATTATGATAAAAACCCCCAGACCTTTACCGACTGGCGCAATCGCCTGGTATTTGTAGGAGATGATGAGGATGGAAGTCGCCATACCCGCGATGCAGATGGCATCGCCAACCTCGTGGCAGCTAATCACCCTCAGTTTAATGTGGATAAATTGTATTTGGATGCCTTTCCGCAGGAAAATACGCCGGCGGGGCCTCGCGTTCCCGACATCAACACGTCCATCGACCGCTCTGTTTTCAAGGGGGTGCTGGCCGTCACCTACCTTGGCCACGGTGGCCCCAGGGGCTGGGCGCAGGAGCGCATTTTAAATATTGTCGACATTAAGAAATGGACAAATAAAGATCATTTACCCTTGTTTATTACGGCCACCTGCACCTTTACTGGATATGACGATGCCAATTTTGTTTCGGCGGGCGAGGAGACCTTTCTCAATCCAACAGGTGGTGTCGTAGCACTGATGACCACGACCAGGGCCGTTTTTGCCTCCGAAAACGAGAAGCTAACCCGTCTGGTCGTCGATAATCTTTTAGTGAAGGCTGATCGCCCACAGACTGTCGGCGAAATCATGATGAACTCCAAGAATCAATACGCCGGAGATGCCCAAAACCAGCAAAAATTTACGCTGATCGGCGATCCGGCCACGGTCATCGCCAAACCGCGCTACGATGTCAGGACCACCAGCATCAATGGAAGGCCGATCTCCGATGCGGCCCAGGACACCTTAAAAGCCTTTAATAAGGTGACCATCGCTGGCCTGGTAGTGGATGGGGATGGCAATCCTATGACTAATTTTAATGGCCTCGTATATCCCACCGTTTTTGATAAAAAAGTAAATTTCCAGACCTTGGGACAAGACGATGGGAGCCCTATTGTGAATTTTGATATTCAAAAAAATGTCCTCTTCAAAGGGAAAGCGAGTGTTAAAGGGGGTCAATTTGAATTCACCTTTGTCGTCCCTAAAGATATCAATTTTCAATTTGGCCCCGGCAAAATCTCTTATTATGCCGCCGACCCAAGTCAAATGTTGGATGCAGCTGGCCATTACCAAAAGGTCATCATAGGTGGTGCCAGTGATAACTTGTTGGCCGATAAGGACGGGCCAGAAGTGGATGTATTTATGAATACCACAGATTTTATTTTTGGCGGCATTACGGACGAAAACCCGACCCTGCTGGTGACTTTAGCGGACGAAAACGGAATTAATGTGGTAGGGAATAGTATTGGACATGACCTAGAAGCTATCCTGGATGAAGACACACAAAATGCTTATCTCCTCAACGATTTCTACGAAGCCAAACAGGATGACTATACCCAGGGCGAAGTCCGTTTTCCTTTGGCGGGCTTAGCGGAGGGCCTGCATCGGCTCCAGGTAAAAGCCTGGGATGTCGCCAACAATCCGTCGGAAGGGTATACTGAGTTTGTGGTGGCTACTTCTGCTGAAATTGCGCTGAAGCATGTGCTGAATTACCCTAATCCTTTTACCGATCGCACCTGCTTCCAGTTTGACCACAACATGTCTGGCCAGGAGATGGACGTCCTTATCCAGATTTACACCGTATCGGGTCGAATGGTTAAAACCCTGGAGCAAACCTTACTAACAGATGGCGCCATCAGGCTTGACGATTGCATTGAATGGGATGGCAGGGATGATTTTGGCGATCGCCTGGCCAAGGGTGTATACTTGTATAAAGTCTCCGTGCGCGTAAATAATGCCTCCATTTTGCAGGGAGAAAGTGATTTCCAAAAATTAGTTTTACTAAAATAA
- a CDS encoding PorP/SprF family type IX secretion system membrane protein gives MIRQLSLFILICGWAQLAWAQDPVFSQFYAAPLQLNPAFAGTTLAPRVTANYRSQWLNWAGGAAYSTYAVAYEQSVEGLNSGFGFTVMGDDAGQGIYKTTRASAIYGYQVRMTETAAIKFGIELGMIQSTLDWDRLIFVDQLDPINGGTDPGGNPYESAEVRPDNLNKIVADASIGALIYGGPVYFGFSAKHLNSPDQSLLEINQNLSAGLPIRLTIQGGAEFPIKGGNKRWSPSFISPNLLFIKQGDFGQITGGAYVGLESLFGGLWYRHGFANGDAAIAMVGLKQGVFRFGYSFDMTLSGLSNARGGTGGSHEISLTINFDDSEVLKKKRKASRYNDCFKMFH, from the coding sequence ATGATAAGACAATTATCCCTATTTATACTGATTTGTGGATGGGCACAGTTGGCCTGGGCACAAGACCCCGTGTTCAGTCAATTTTACGCTGCTCCTTTGCAATTAAATCCTGCTTTTGCAGGGACCACCCTTGCCCCCCGTGTGACGGCCAATTACCGGAGCCAATGGCTCAATTGGGCGGGTGGAGCAGCCTATTCAACCTATGCCGTGGCTTACGAACAATCGGTAGAAGGGCTCAATAGTGGTTTTGGATTTACGGTGATGGGAGATGATGCCGGACAGGGAATTTACAAAACCACCCGGGCAAGTGCAATATATGGTTACCAAGTGAGAATGACGGAAACGGCTGCGATAAAATTTGGTATCGAGTTGGGAATGATTCAAAGTACCTTAGATTGGGATCGACTTATTTTTGTGGACCAGTTGGATCCGATTAATGGCGGGACGGATCCTGGTGGAAATCCCTACGAAAGTGCAGAAGTAAGGCCCGATAATCTAAATAAAATAGTGGCAGATGCCAGTATAGGCGCGCTGATTTACGGCGGCCCGGTTTATTTCGGTTTTTCGGCAAAACACCTTAATTCACCGGATCAGAGCCTCCTGGAAATTAACCAAAACCTAAGCGCTGGCCTGCCGATTCGATTAACTATTCAAGGTGGTGCAGAATTTCCGATCAAAGGAGGCAATAAACGTTGGAGCCCATCGTTTATATCTCCGAATCTTCTTTTTATAAAGCAGGGAGATTTCGGACAAATTACAGGAGGAGCCTACGTCGGGTTGGAGAGTTTGTTTGGTGGATTGTGGTACCGACACGGTTTTGCTAACGGAGATGCAGCCATTGCCATGGTTGGTTTGAAACAGGGGGTTTTTCGATTTGGGTACAGCTTTGATATGACGCTTTCTGGTTTATCCAATGCCAGAGGTGGAACCGGCGGTAGCCATGAGATTAGCTTGACCATCAATTTTGACGACAGCGAAGTATTAAAAAAGAAACGCAAAGCGTCCAGGTACAATGACTGTTTTAAAATGTTTCACTAA
- a CDS encoding SUMF1/EgtB/PvdO family nonheme iron enzyme, producing MKNLLKLSTILLGAILLFSSCSRKERSDITGWKYNDQKWGGFEKLDYDGQVTGPNLVLIEGGTFSMGQTGQDVTYEWNNVPRRVTVSSFYMDETEVSNHNYREYLYWVQRVFGESYPEVYLNALPDTLVWREELSFNEPLVETYFRHPAYDEYPAVGVNWLQANDFCRWRTDRVNEMMLIEKGILNSNSDQKDEDNFNTEAYLVGQYEGNVRKNLKDLRTGGERGVRFEDGILLPEYRLPTEAEWEYAALALQGNRVSEKDELISDRRIYPWNGNTVRYQKRDKHQGQILANFKKSSGDYMGVAGKLNDNACPTAPVRSYLPNDFGLYNMAGNVNEWVQDLYRPLTSVTLRDVENHDLNPYRGGKFEQKILDEDGRPVEKDSLGRIRYRYVEDDEVATRDNYKRGQVYNYLDGDQESNALYDYGRHTLVSDKARVFKGGSWADRAYWLSPGTRRYKEEDKADRTIGFRCAMIRVGAPSGNEMPSGNQFKTKRKKQERKFK from the coding sequence ATGAAAAATCTGTTGAAGCTAAGTACCATCCTTTTAGGAGCTATCCTTCTATTCAGCTCCTGTAGCCGCAAAGAACGTTCTGACATCACTGGCTGGAAATACAATGACCAGAAGTGGGGCGGCTTCGAAAAACTCGATTATGATGGCCAGGTAACTGGACCCAACCTCGTTCTGATAGAAGGGGGTACTTTCTCAATGGGTCAAACTGGTCAGGACGTAACCTATGAATGGAATAACGTTCCCCGCCGGGTAACGGTATCTTCCTTCTATATGGATGAAACGGAAGTTTCAAACCATAATTATAGGGAATACCTTTATTGGGTACAGCGGGTTTTCGGAGAGTCCTATCCTGAGGTTTATCTGAATGCTTTGCCCGATACCCTGGTATGGCGCGAAGAATTGTCTTTTAACGAACCTTTGGTAGAGACCTACTTCCGTCACCCTGCTTATGACGAATATCCAGCTGTTGGTGTCAACTGGTTGCAAGCCAATGATTTTTGTCGCTGGCGTACCGACCGGGTGAATGAAATGATGTTGATTGAAAAAGGGATTTTGAACTCCAACTCCGATCAAAAAGATGAGGATAACTTCAACACCGAAGCCTATCTCGTTGGTCAGTACGAAGGTAATGTAAGAAAAAACCTAAAAGATTTGCGTACAGGCGGTGAGCGTGGTGTGCGTTTCGAAGATGGTATTTTGTTACCTGAGTATCGCTTACCTACCGAAGCAGAGTGGGAATATGCCGCCTTGGCTTTGCAAGGTAACCGCGTTTCGGAAAAAGATGAATTGATTAGCGATCGCCGAATTTATCCCTGGAATGGAAATACGGTTCGCTACCAAAAAAGAGATAAACACCAAGGGCAGATTTTGGCTAACTTCAAGAAAAGCTCGGGTGACTATATGGGGGTAGCGGGTAAATTGAATGATAACGCTTGTCCTACAGCGCCTGTTCGATCCTACCTCCCTAATGATTTTGGCCTTTATAATATGGCCGGTAATGTGAATGAGTGGGTGCAGGATTTGTATCGACCCTTGACAAGTGTAACCCTTCGAGATGTTGAAAACCATGATTTAAACCCTTATCGTGGTGGAAAATTTGAACAGAAGATTCTCGATGAAGATGGTCGCCCTGTTGAAAAAGATAGCCTTGGCCGAATCCGCTATCGTTATGTAGAGGATGACGAGGTGGCTACACGTGATAACTACAAACGTGGGCAAGTATATAATTACCTCGATGGTGACCAAGAATCAAATGCTCTTTATGATTATGGTCGTCACACCTTGGTTAGTGATAAGGCAAGGGTCTTCAAAGGCGGTTCTTGGGCAGATAGAGCTTATTGGTTATCGCCAGGTACTCGTCGCTACAAAGAAGAAGATAAAGCGGATCGTACGATTGGTTTCCGATGCGCCATGATTAGGGTGGGTGCTCCTTCTGGTAATGAGATGCCATCAGGCAATCAATTCAAAACCAAAAGGAAAAAGCAAGAAAGAAAGTTTAAATAA
- the murF gene encoding UDP-N-acetylmuramoyl-tripeptide--D-alanyl-D-alanine ligase, which produces MSIAELYILFRQSTGVCTDTRQIGAGNIFFALKGDHFDGNQFALKALEAGARYAVVDAPTAVLDERFILVNDVLSCLQDLATYHRQQFDIPLIAITGSNGKTTTKELVSAVMESHYPVHYTKGNFNNHIGVPLTLLAMPLTTEVAVIEMGANHRGEIAMLCRIARPTHGIITNIGKAHLEGFGGLEGVKAGKGELYDYLSQYNGMAFINKKEPFLTEMAQAVKIKLFYSQEDQPGLFAFQLLDDKHFLQVAFKDYDGRETVVDSQLVGTYNFYNIMTAMAIGVYFKVPAKRIKQAIEAYVPQNNRSQLMQWEGHTILLDAYNANPTSMEQALQSFGKRQEARKMAILGDMLELGPTSEEEHLRIATLAKEITPQLVLVGKAFALAAAKLGITHFENVLTLRAWFMEQTFDDHLILVKASRGIGLERLFKGVGNK; this is translated from the coding sequence ATGTCAATAGCTGAATTATACATTTTGTTCCGTCAATCCACGGGCGTTTGTACGGATACCAGACAGATCGGAGCAGGCAATATCTTCTTTGCACTGAAAGGAGATCATTTCGATGGTAACCAATTCGCTTTAAAGGCCTTGGAAGCGGGAGCACGGTACGCCGTGGTCGATGCTCCGACGGCCGTCCTAGATGAGCGGTTTATCCTGGTTAATGATGTGCTTTCATGTCTCCAGGATTTGGCAACCTATCATCGTCAACAGTTTGATATTCCGCTTATTGCGATAACCGGGAGCAATGGAAAAACAACGACCAAAGAACTCGTTTCGGCAGTGATGGAAAGCCATTATCCCGTCCACTATACTAAGGGCAATTTTAATAACCACATTGGCGTACCGCTGACCCTGTTGGCCATGCCTTTGACCACAGAAGTCGCCGTGATTGAGATGGGGGCTAACCATCGTGGAGAAATAGCCATGCTTTGTCGCATTGCTCGGCCAACCCATGGCATCATCACCAATATTGGGAAGGCTCACCTGGAAGGATTTGGCGGTTTGGAAGGTGTAAAAGCCGGAAAAGGCGAATTGTATGACTACCTGTCGCAATACAATGGCATGGCCTTCATCAATAAGAAAGAACCCTTCTTGACAGAAATGGCGCAAGCCGTAAAAATAAAATTGTTTTACAGTCAAGAAGACCAACCTGGTTTATTTGCCTTCCAATTGTTGGACGATAAGCATTTTTTGCAAGTGGCCTTTAAGGATTATGATGGTCGGGAAACCGTCGTAGATTCTCAATTGGTAGGGACCTATAACTTCTATAATATCATGACTGCGATGGCTATAGGGGTTTATTTCAAAGTTCCTGCTAAGCGAATCAAACAAGCCATTGAGGCTTATGTCCCCCAAAATAATCGTTCCCAGCTGATGCAATGGGAGGGGCATACCATTCTTTTGGACGCCTACAATGCAAATCCTACTAGTATGGAACAGGCACTCCAGAGCTTCGGCAAGCGGCAGGAAGCCAGGAAAATGGCGATCCTGGGTGATATGCTAGAGCTTGGCCCTACCAGTGAAGAAGAACACCTGCGGATAGCCACCTTGGCGAAAGAAATAACGCCCCAATTGGTGTTGGTCGGCAAAGCCTTTGCCTTAGCTGCTGCAAAGTTAGGCATAACCCATTTTGAAAACGTTTTGACCCTTCGCGCTTGGTTTATGGAGCAAACCTTTGATGATCACTTGATATTGGTCAAGGCGTCCAGGGGTATAGGCTTGGAACGCCTGTTTAAGGGAGTTGGAAACAAATAA
- a CDS encoding arginase family protein, with protein MFDNWLQSVSLESLDVPTPSPGQLGHHLQRFTGNTKQLGKANIALIGGNTEGTNVVRKALYQMSFPFKGLRIIDLGNTRKSHPSFISPLLKELREHQIFPILLGDNPKLNLAQFNALKTTRSAISVNIVDERIPCENSEADFPNNYFYDLLSRKRAQLFHFSVIGCQSHYVAPATFSFMDEHHYEYMGVGKAKADLSALEPIIRDADLMGFHLSALKQAEAPGQMAPTPSGFTVEEACQICRYAGLSDKLGAFGIYGYWPEYDQREQTGQAVAQMLWYFLDGFFHRKNDYPLSNEGLVEYIVSVKNLDFQLVFWKSKKSGRWWIQVPVKTPKKLQRHRLIPCSYNDYRMACQDELPDRLFNAFRRFA; from the coding sequence ATGTTTGACAATTGGCTCCAAAGTGTTTCCTTAGAAAGCCTGGATGTACCGACGCCTTCCCCTGGGCAATTAGGCCATCATTTGCAACGCTTTACTGGCAATACCAAGCAATTGGGCAAAGCAAATATTGCGCTGATTGGCGGCAATACGGAAGGTACTAATGTGGTACGTAAGGCCCTTTATCAAATGAGTTTCCCTTTTAAGGGGCTTAGGATAATAGACCTGGGAAACACGCGTAAATCCCATCCTTCCTTTATCAGTCCACTCTTAAAAGAACTGCGCGAGCACCAAATTTTCCCCATTCTTTTAGGGGATAACCCCAAACTCAATCTGGCGCAATTCAATGCCCTGAAAACAACCCGATCAGCCATCAGTGTCAATATAGTGGACGAACGCATCCCTTGTGAAAACAGTGAGGCCGATTTCCCCAATAATTACTTCTACGATTTGCTTTCCAGAAAACGCGCCCAGTTATTTCACTTTAGCGTCATTGGCTGCCAAAGTCACTATGTTGCACCGGCTACTTTCTCCTTTATGGATGAACATCATTACGAATACATGGGTGTTGGGAAAGCCAAAGCAGATCTTTCCGCTTTAGAGCCGATCATTCGGGACGCTGACCTCATGGGCTTTCATCTTTCGGCACTCAAACAAGCCGAGGCGCCGGGCCAAATGGCACCAACACCTAGTGGCTTTACCGTGGAAGAAGCTTGCCAGATATGTCGCTATGCTGGCCTCAGTGATAAATTAGGTGCTTTCGGCATTTATGGCTATTGGCCTGAATACGATCAAAGAGAGCAAACAGGGCAAGCTGTTGCCCAAATGCTTTGGTATTTCCTCGATGGCTTTTTTCATCGCAAAAATGATTATCCCCTTTCCAATGAAGGTTTGGTCGAATATATCGTTAGTGTCAAAAACCTCGATTTCCAATTGGTGTTTTGGAAAAGCAAAAAAAGTGGCCGTTGGTGGATTCAAGTACCTGTAAAAACCCCTAAAAAATTACAAAGGCACCGCCTTATCCCGTGTTCCTATAATGATTATCGGATGGCATGCCAGGATGAGTTGCCTGATCGCCTGTTTAACGCCTTTAGGCGTTTTGCTTAG